The following nucleotide sequence is from Novipirellula artificiosorum.
CGGCTGCAATGGCGGCAGCCATTTTCACATGTTGGTATTCCGGACGCAGGATCAGGCCCAATTTCCGATCCACTTGGATGCGGCCTCCCCCCAAAACCACCCCTTCAAGACAATACGCCTCGTCAGCGCTCGGATCATGATCCGCTCGCGTCAACAGCGGCCCGGTTCCGACGACCATCACTTCACTTTGCCGGACACTGCTTTGTAACATTTGTTGATGACGGAGCCGGTTTTCCATCACCCAACCGCCGTGCAGATCTTTGGTTTCGGTTCGTGGGGGCGAAAGGATTCGCAAATCGACGGGATCCCCTCGTCGTGCACCGGGGGGAACGAAGGAGCGCACTCGGACCAGCGCGGTATCATTTAGTTCCAAAAAATGGTTTGGATCGGGTACGTCATGGCGCCGCATTTCTTCAAGCAATTGATCGCGATACACTGACGGAATCGCTGCCCCCCCCGTACCGGACAATCCATTGACCGCAGCAACCCCATCGACCTGGATGGTGTGCATCCCTTGAGTGATTGCGGCATCACGAATCAGGTCGGGCGGCGCCGGCACCTTCAACAATTCACGTAGCCGTGCATCCCTTTCACCATCTTCGGAATCGCCGTTCCATAGCGACGAGCAGCCGCCTAAGCCCATCACGCCGAAAAGCACCAGCAACCCCACGGTCACGGCGCGGAGCTTCAGCAGGTGAGGTGGAACCAGATCAAAAACAAGGGGTAGCTGCCTGCCGCGCATCAGATAACTCGGTCGTGAAGGGGGGAAATGAACGCAGTGGGATCGTTGATAGCGGAAGAGATGTAGGCGGAGCAAGAGGAGTCGACCGGTTCGGCTTCGCAATCGACCCAGCCTCGATGCGGTCACGACGACCGCTTCCTAACAAAAAGAGTTTGCTAGCAAACCTGTTCGATGGACCTGTTCCAGTGTACCCGGGGGTGCGCCGCTTCGCAGCGACCCCCGTCTACCTTCTGAGATCCTTTGCAGGATCAAAACAAGCGCGCAGGTGTCACTTAGATACACAAGGTAGATACACAAGGGTCGTGTGCGACGGTGAGATGAGTCGTCGGCTCACAAACCGGACGGAACTTAAGGTTTCTGACACTCGTGCTAGGTCCGAAAATGACGCAGCCGTCGTATCGGTCACCGCTGTCGTTTGTCGGTTGTCGGTCAGGGGGGGGAGGGGGGGATCTTTGCGGATGCTGTTAGGTTGCTTCCGAATGCCCGGTTCCGGTCCCTCCAAGCTTCTCATTTTGCTGGTGTCGCGTTGCGTCGCGGACCGTTTTCTTGAGGAGATTTTGCTGCATCGCTGCGGTCAAATCGATGCCGGATTGGTTGGCTAAGCAGATGACGACAAACAGAACATCCGCCAACTCATCACTCAAATCACCAACCTTCTCGCCCGGTTTGCAGGATTGTTCACCACAGGTTCGTGACAGGATTCTCGCCACTTCGCCGACCTCTTCAACCAGCTGGGCCAAATTGGTCATCTCGTCAAAATATCGGACGCCGACCGTTTGTATCCACTGGTCGACGTACTTTTGTGCTTGCCCAATGGTAAGGTCGGATGTCAGTAGTCGATTTGATGGCAATTCCGTCATTCTTCGGCATTCCGCAAAAAGGCGAGGAAAATCGTCACAAGCGATACCCCTTTTTTCGCAAACCGCATCACTTTCGTGCTTCCGGCGATGCGGCTGAAGTATGCTTGGATGTTGCTAGTAGAGTCTAGTTGGTCGCTACAACTCCATCGACGGGTGGCGGGAAATGGCTGTTTTAGCAGCCGAACGAAAAAAGGCGCCTTTTGATTTTCATCGTTTCGGGACATGATGTTGCCTCGATCGATTTGCGGAGCATCCCCGCTTCCCTTCCTATGATCCCTATGTTGAGCAAGCGTTGAATCCAATCACTGCATCCGAGCCGGTTTATCTTGAAGACATGAAGGTTGGTGATTCTTGGCGGAGTCCATCGAGAGAGATCACGGCGGACGATGTTGCTGACTTTGCTCTTTTGACCGGAGACAATGATCCGCTGCACAGCAGTGATGCAGCACGATCGCCGTTCGGCGAACCGGTTGCCCACGGTTTGTTGGGGCTCAGCGTCCTCGCAGGGCTGAGTAGCGAGTATCCCAATGCGGCGACGTTGGCACTTGTAGGAATTTCGGACTGGCAATTCGAAGCGCCCATCTTTTTTGGTGACCGCGTTCAAGTGTGTACCACCGTAGAACAGATCCAATCACATGGCCGTCGATCAGGCCGAGTAACCTGGATCCGCCAACTGCTGAACCAACATGGAAAGGTCGTCCAGCGAGGTCGCTTTGTGACATTGGTCGCAACACGAGCCCGGGCTCGGCATCTCGTTCAACGCGAACCCTCGTCGCGAAAGTCGTTACCGGCGCGATAGCAATGCGCGACGAGTTGATCGGCCGAGGAACCTAGCAACGACGAGAAGCTCGAGGCGTTTTTCAACGCAACTCGAGCTTTCGTGTGCAAAGGTTGTGAGTTCCCGACGCGTGTGCGGGACAACCCTCGCATGCCTCCGCCCTACGGATGGTCGATTGATGGGTTCGTTGGAAGGACGGGCTTAGGACCAATCAGCAGGCTAAGGCATTGGCACCGGACGGCGGGCAACCGGTTTTGGGACATACCCGGTGTCAACCACTTCGGCCTCGTAGCTGATCGGTGACAGGGCACTGCCAATGGGTGCATCAAGGGGTTGCAGGGCGTCCGTCGCTTCGGGACCGTCGGGCAATTGACGGATCGAGGGTCCCGGATCAAACATCTCTTGAGGCGATCCCATTTCCCCGAGTTCCAATGTCTCGGGAATCTCGATCGGATCGCGATAGAGTTCGGGGTCCATATTCAGCGAGCCATTCGGATCGTTCAGAAAGATCTCGCCTTCGATGTTCGGTGCCAGCGTTTGCCCCATGCTCGAGACACTGCCATTCATCATCCCGGCGGCGGTGTTGGCATCACGCACGGGCCCGGTTCGCACAACCCCCGGTCGAGTCACCCCATACTTAACTTGCTTACCTGCATTGCGTTCACGTGCTCGTTCCAGCGCGTCCCAATAGGCCTTCTTGTTCCACGGCCCTTCACGAAGGGTGATGTTGCTGTTCGCGAGCAGCGTGCCTTTGAGGTAGTCGACGTAGTTCATGGACTTGTTGTATTCCGACAGAGCGCGGTAGTAGTCGATCATTGCTTCGGCACGACGTTGCTGGCTTTGCAGCACGACGTTCACGGGGCTGCGACCTTGTTTCAGTTCGGCCAAGCGTGCATTGACTTCCATTTCGGTTGCCTGCCAACGTTGTGCGTTGGTTTGTACCAATTGATAGTGCGTTGACACTTTTGCAAAACCATCACTCAACTGACTCACCCACAAACGTTCTTGGTCTTGTAGGAATGCTTTGTCACGAGCCAAACGAAGTTGAGCTCCGCGGATGCGAGTCAATTCGCGGCGGGCCCCAAACGCCGGTGGCGTGATCTCCAAACGAATCGCACCTTCTTGGTAGTTGCCGCCGGTCAATTCCGCGAGTGCACTGCTGCCGGGATTCGGAAACTGCACATCTCTTCGCTGGGGTGGACCCAGCGTGTCGCCGACGCCGACCCAGCGGTACAACAGTGACAAATTCACTTCTGGCAGAATTTGATTCTTGGCGGCCATCAACTCCAACTCGAGTTGTTTCAGCCGTGTCTTGTTCTTGCGTAGTTCAGGGCTGAGGTACAACGCCTGTGCAACCGCTTCATTCCAGTCGTATTCGACTCGAGCGAGCGAAGGTTCTTGGATCGGGCGAATCAGGCGACCATCGGTGGGAGACAATCCCATCACCTCACGAAGCAGTCGTTCGTTACCGTAGACCCCAAAACGGTCAACGGTTCCCGGCAAATTGGAGCCGGCAATCGAGGATTCAAGAATGCCGCGGAACTGGTAATACTGAGCCACCGCCTGCGACAACTCTTGGATCGTGCCGGTGCCGTTTTCCAAATTCGCTCGTGCGAAATTTGCTGTTGCCACGGCGCTGTTGCGGCCAATGATCGCAGTTGAAACATTGCGATAGGAAACATAAAGGTCCCAGTACTTGTTCTCAACATCGCGAACCAAGTTACGAACTTGAGCTTCATAGTCGGCGATCGAAATGTCTTCGTTCAAGCTCGCCAGCACGACCGGGATACGATTGATCAAGGTGCCACGATTTCGCATCAGCGGATGCTGCACCTGAGCTTCAACGATCGCGGTCCAATCGCTTGGAACCGAGCGAGAGATCGGACTGATCTCAGCATTGTTCATTGAGTAAATGACTTGCTGACGCAACGTCGCGACCCCACCGGTCGCATAACGCTTGCTGAGTGCCGATTGCTGTGTCGCATCGGTTGATTGAAAGAATTGTGGATTGACAGTGTTGGCAGCGCCAACGTTTCGAGGACGATCGGTCGTACCGTAGCTGAAAAAGCCGCTCGCTTGAGCATCGAATTCAGCCAGTGCATCTTCGACGCCACCGATTTGATTCGCTCGCAGCACGCCACGTGGTAAGACGCGGTTGCCACTACCATCGACGGTCAACGGTACCGATTGAGTGGTCGATTGTTGAACCGCGACATCATAGATGCTGCCGAATTGGTCGGCGTTACCGCTGGTGAACTGCGACGCGATGTTTTGACGAAATTCGGCATTGCCACCGGTGGTTGGCAAGATCTTGGCATTTTGCAGCGCAATATTAACCGCTTCTTCGACCGTCAGGTCCCAGAATTGGTAGTCGTGATTGCCGATCGTCAGCGGCGAGAGTGCCTCGGTCGTCTCAGGCAGACTCTGCACATCGACGTCGGGATACTCGATCGCCGTGGCATGATTTAGATAGTACTGAAGGTCGGGTGACTCATTCAGAAAGAAGGGCTGTGTCGGTGCGCACCCGGTCGCAAAAAGGATCGCAATCCCTAGCTGGAGATACGCAGCGAGTTGAAACAACGAGCGGTTCATGCTCTAGGCTTCCCGAGTGCGGTGCCGTCGTGAAACACGCCAAAAACCATGTTGCCGTTGCAACGAGCGCATTCCCGTACGGGCCGAGTGTGGAAGCCCCCCTCCGTGCCTTCGTTGTCGTCATCACCTTGTAGTGATCAAAGAAGACCTCGTCCAAGGGAAGTTATCGGTGATGGACTGGGCAAACTTTGACGGTTCTCGGAATTTTCATGAAGGTCGTCTCCCGCAGAGAAAATTCGAGAATCTCGCCTCACCTGTGACCAGACTTGTCACACGCTCATCGGATACTAGCAATGTGGGTGAAACGACTGGGTCCATGCAGGCATCGAAAGATTTGCATGCTTGTGACGGTAGCTTGACACCATTACGATAATCATGTTCACGGGAAATTTCTTATCAAAGGAACGAGGGAATGGCAAAGAAGGCAACGAAAACCAAGAGCGAGAAGGTTGACCCAGCTCTGAAGGCAATGTTAGCACTTGAGCCGGGGCTCAAGACCACGCTTCAGCAGATCGAAAAGGCATTTGGTGAAGGCGCCATCATGCCACTCGGAGGCAACCAGTCCTTCAAGATTGATGGCATTCCAACCGGAAGTCTCGGGTTGGATATGGCACTCGGCGGTTTCGGGATTCCTCGGGGCCGGATTATCGAAATTTACGGTCCGGAATCGAGTGGTAAGACCACGCTTGCACTGCACATCGGTGCCGAAGCGCAAAAGCTAGGTGGGATTGCCGCGATCATTGATGCCGAACACGCCTTTGACCCAAGCTGGGCCAAGAAACTCGGCGTGGAACTCGACACCCTGCTGGTTAGCCAACCGAGCAGTGGTGAGGAAGCGATGCAGATCTGTGAAATGCTCGTCAAAAGCAACGCGGTTGACGTGATCATCATCGACTCGGTCGCGGCACTCGTCCCTAAGAAGGAACTCGAAGGAGAAATTGGCGACAGCCATGTCGGGCTGCAAGCTCGCTTGATGAGCCAATCGATGCGTAAATTGACCGGTGCCATTGCCAAGAGCAAATGTGCGGTGATCTTCATCAACCAAATTCGCGAAAAGATCGGCGGCATTTCGTTCGGCAGCCCCGAAACGACCCCCGGGGGTCGAGCATTGAAATTCTACAGCTCTTGCCGAATTGACGTCCGCCGAATTGGTTCGTTGAAAGATGGTGAAGAGCAAGTCGGTCAACGCGTCAAGGCGAAGATCGTCAAGAACAAAGTGGCGCCGCCATTCCGCATCGCCGAATTCGACATGATGCACAACAATGGCATCAGCTTCGAAGGTGATCTGCTCGATCTCGGGGTGACCCACGATATCGTTTCGCGAAGCGGGTCGTGGTTCAAGTACGGTGAAACCTATCTGGGGCAAGGCAAAGAGAAGGCGCGAAACTTCTTGATTGAAAACACCGATGTCGCCGACGAGATCCAGCAAAAGATCATGGTCGCCGGCGGCTACGGTGGTCCCGTCGAAGAAGGCGAAGCGGTGGACGCCAGTGAAGTGGAAGCCGAAGTCGCCGATGCGACCAACAGCTAATTCGCCTTCCCCTTGGCCTCCATCTTGCCCCAGGTATCACGTAACGACACGATTCGATTGAACACCCTGCGGTCTTCGGTGGAATCGCGGTCGACGACATAGTACCCCAGTCGTTCAAATTGGACGCGCTCGCCCACGGAGGCCTCGGCAAGCGCGGGTTCGACGAATCCGCTGATCACTTTCAGCGAATCGGGGTTCAAATAGTCGACGAAGGTCTTGCCCTCTTCGGGGGCCCCTGGGTTTTCGACGGTAAACAAGCGGTCATACAGCCGGACGTCGACGCGGACGGCATGTTCCGCACTCACCCAGTGGATCGTCCCTTTGACTTTCCGCCCCGAGGTATCCTGGCCACTACGCGTTTCGGGATCGTAGGTACAGAGGATCTCAACGACGTTGCCTTGGTCATCTTTGACAACATCGTGACAATCCACGATGTAGCCGGCTCGCAAGCGAACGGCCCCCCCTTTTTTCAGTCGAAAGAACTTACGCGGCGCTTCTTCGCGGAAATCATCTTGTTCGATCAACAGATGCCCGGAAAGCGGAACCTTGCGTTTCCCGGCTGCGGGCTCTTCGGGGTTATTGACCGCTTCGGTCATCTCGACCTTGCCTTCGGGCCAATTCGTAATGGTCAATTTGATGGGATCGAGCACGGCCATCCGTCGCGGTGCGACCGCGTTGAGGTGTTCACGCACGGCGTTTTCAAGGCGAATGATATCAATCGTGCTGTTGAATTTGGCGATTCCTGCCTCGGCACAGAAGCGACGAATCGACTCTGGGGTGTAACCCCGTCGGCGATAACCACAAATCGTCGGCATGCGTGGATCGTCCCAGCCATCGACATAGCCTTCCTTGACCATTCGCAACATGTGACGTTTTCCCATCAACAGCGTCGTGAGCTTCAACTTGGCAAACTCGATCTGACGGGGATGATGGATGCCGAGCTTTTGACAATACCAATCGTAGAGCGGGCGGTGGTTTTCAAACTCGAGCGTGCAAATCGAAAAGGTGATGCCTTCGAGCGAGTCGCTTTGGCCGTGGGTCCAATCATAGGTCGGGTAAATGCACCAATCGTCACCCGTGCGGTGGTGCGTCGCGCGTAGGATCCGATACATCACCGGATCGCGCAGGTTCATGTTCGGCGAAGCCATGTCGATCTTGGCCCGCAGCGACCGGGAACCGTCGGGAAACTCACCCGCTCGCATCTGCCGAAACAAATCCAAATTCTCTTCCGCCGTGCGGTCACGAAAGGGACTGTTGCGCCCCGGTTCGGTCAAAGTCCCGCGGTACTCTCGCGTTTGTTCGGCCGTCAGATCACAAACATACGCATGGCCTTGGGCAATCAGCTTTTCGGCCCACTGATAGAGCTGCTCAAAGTAATCGCTGGCGTAGTGAAGACTGTCCCACTCAAACCCCAACCAGCGAATGTCCTCCATGATCGAATCGACATACTCGGTTTCCTCCTTGGTGGGATTGGTGTCGTCGAACCGCAAGTTGCAACTTCCACCGTATTCCTTGGCCAGTCCAAAGTTCAGACAAATGCTTTTGGCGTGCCCGATGTGCAGATACCCATTCGGTTCTGGCGGGAAACGGGTCAAGACGCCCGAATACCGGCCCGACGCCAAGTCGGCATCGATCGCTTGCTGGATAAAATTCTTCGACTCTCGTTTTGCGTCCTGCTCGCTCATTGATCTTTCTTCGTGTCGGTCAGTGTTTCATGCTTTGATTAAAAAGAGCACCCCCGGCAGGATTCGAACCTGCGACACCTGCTTTAGGAAAGCAGTGCTCTATCCCCTGAGCTACGGGGGCGGATCCACCATTTGGCAGCACCGGATCGTGTTCCCATTTTTATTCGGTGACGATGGATCGGTGCCTTAGGAACGCGATCGCCCTTGCAGGGCCGCCTTGATCGCTCGAACCACTTGCTCGGCCAAGGCGTCGGAACCCGCTTGGGTATAGTGAACGTTCGCCGCCAGCTGCTGGTCAGCGTGCTTGAGTGCAAAATCATACAGGGGATCGACCTGGACGTCTCCCACCTCCGCGATCGTTTTGGCAGCGGCGGAATTGTACTTTTTGGCATCCCCGACGACACGGCCCTTCGCCCCCTCCGGGACCGGTGTGGTTTCTCGCCAAATCACGGTCGCCCCGGTCTGTTTCAGTTTCACGGCAATTTGCTTGAGGTTTTCCGCGTACTGATCGATCGGAACCTGGACCTGACTCGTCGGGGCAGCTGGGTCGGCGAGGTTCTGTCCCGCCGGGCCCATGAATTTCAGATCGTGAAGCCCGAAATTGAAGTGGATGACGTCCCAGGCGTGACCCGAGAGCCACTCGTCCACCGACTCGACCCCCTTCGTGGACGGGCCACAATTCGTGGCCGGTCGATAGACATTCGCGATACCGCGGAGCTTTTCACGCACCGCCAACGTGTAGCCGATGGAAATCGAATCTCCAATCAACAGCACGTTCGGTAGAGATGGGTCTGCGACCGGAGCCGCAAATGCGGGGTTCTTCTGCTGCGCATGGATCTCGGCGAACCCGCCCATCAACGTTAAACTGCAAAAAATCGCGATCACTACGTTTTGTTTTCTCATCATCTCCGTTCAGTCCTGTTTGCGTCATGACACTACCTTCCAACCGGTCAACCCATCGTATCCTAGACGCTTCCATAAATCGAGCGACGGAGGGGATTCGAACCTTGGAGGAGTTTGCAAGATTTGAACTACAAGATCCTACGATCTTCGAACCGCTCAAATCGCTTCGGCATGACCTCTCCAACGCCGTCGATCAACACCTGTCTCGCGAGTCGTTGTTGTCCGCACGCGATACCCCCGGTGACCTCGGAACGAAAATCGAGGCGGCGACCGAGTACGATCGCCCCAGCAAGCGAGTCGTCGTCGTCGCTGCGTCGGCACGTGTCCAGCAATCGCTGCGGGTCATTGAAGAATACGGCAAGACCCTCAACGCCGATTTTGGACGGCGGGTCGAACAGCTTCGTTACCGTGCTTACCAGCTTTGCGCCCAGCAAGAGCTTCAAGTCCTCCATCATCGTCGACGCCGTCTGCTTTCGAAATCACAGCTCTACTATTTGATCGATGCCGGTTCGTCGGAACCAGCGTTTCTCAATGCCATTAAAACGTTGTCGGCTGCGGGAGTCGATGTGTTTCAGCTTCGCGACAAAGACATCGACGACTCGACGTTGTACCAGCGCGCTCGCGTGGGAGCGGCAATCGCTCGCGAACTCGACCGGCTATTCATTGTCAATGATCGCTGCGACATCGCCGTTGCGGCTGACGCGGATGGTGTTCACCTCGGGCAAGACGAATTGCCGGCGTCGGTGGCACGAACGATCATCGGTGACAACCGGCTGCTGGGCGTCTCGACGCATTCGCTGCCGCAAGTCAAGCGGGCGGAATTGGACGGAGCCGACTACATCGGTTGTGGCCCCGTGTTCCGCAGCCGCACCAAAACGTTTTCCGAGTTCGCTGGAACCGACTTTCTCAGCGAAGTTTCCTTGGCCACTCCAATGCCGGCGTTTGCAATTGGAGGTATCGAGCGAAACAATCTTTCGAAGGTGATCGAGACCGGCTTTACCCGAATTGCCGTTACCGGCGCGATTCGCGATGCAGAAGATCCTCTCACCGCCGCCGCGGAACTCAGGGAGCAACTAGGTTCTCTCGGATAACAGTCGCATCACGGCCGCTTCCATTTCTGCAACGGCCTCAGGTGCATAACCTTGCCATACGCCGCGAATGATTCCTTCCTGATCGACCAACATGGACGTCGGAAAATACATTGCCGACTGTTGCATTCGCTCCGCCGCACTCGATCGCGTCACGCCATAGGGATCCGCATACACCTCCGTCGATGCCTGAATCTTATTGAGAAACTCGTAAGTCTTCTGTTTTAAGTGATCATAGGTTTCACTCGAACCCGATTCACAGGAGATCGAAACAAATTCGAATTGGGGGTTCGCCTCCAGCTTCGCCACGGTTTCCGACAAATGCGGGTACTCCATTTTGCAGGGACCGCACCAAGTTCCCCAAAAGTGGATCAACGTCACTTTTCCTGGAACCAGCTGCTCCAGCGTTATAGGATCCGGATCGCTTGTCAGTCGCAGCAAATCAAGTTCGGGGGCCGATTCACCAATGGCAGCGCTGTCCTGGCCTGATGGAAGCGTCGTCTTCGTACGACTGACGAAAACCAAGCCGGCGACTAGAATAACCGGGACCATCCAAAGCCAGGGCGGTGTCGCCGAAGCGGGACGCGTTTGCGGTGCTGGATCCGATTCCGAGAGTGTCGAATTCAATGTTTCATCCAAATGGGCTGGCGTTTGAAAAGGGCAAGAGAACCACGTGACCATCGCGAATGCTACCCCCCGTCGCCATCGATGCGCTCGAAAACGTCCCAAGCAAACATCATGCGTTGGCGGCATCGGGCCGGTTCGATCGTGCCTAGTCGCTTTGACGTTCTTGCTGAACCTCCACCTAGGTAGCGCACAACAAGAAAATGACCATGGCGACACCTCAACCGCCACAACCAAGCAACAAACCATCGCCGAACCGCTGTTAGTTGAAAGCAGCGGGTTGGCGGCGTCAAGTCGAGAACCGGGGTACTTTTGGTCACACAATGATTCCGGTGACTCTGCAAGAATGTTTGCGTTCAACGATCGAGGACAAACCTCGGGAAGGTGCCAATTGGTCGCGGCCAGCGCCATCGATTGCGAAGACATGGCCAGTTTTCTTTTCGGGGGCCGCAGCCATTTGTTGCTGGCCGATTGTGGAGACAACCAACGCAGACGATCCAGCATCTCGTTGCATCTCGTCGAAGAACCTGACCCCACCAAGACCACGATGATCCATCGCGTAGGCACCATCGTTGTCAGCTATCCCGATGGACCTGCCGATTGCGAGGCGGTCGCCGTCGATGTCGACCGCGGGCAGATTTTGCTGATTACGAAAAACTCGCTTCCCATCGCGCGGGTCTACGCGGTGAATCTCGATTGCCTCAACGATCCCCTACCTTGGACAAAACATGCCAGCGCAACCTACATGGGTGCCTTTGCCATGCCGATGGTGACTGCGGCTGACATCAACCCACGAAACGGCGATTTGTGGGTGGCCAACTACTTCAAGGGATTCTGTTTTCGTTGTCGCGATCGAAACGCCAGCCTTGCTGCCCAATTGAATTCCCTTCCCGAACCCGCCGAACTGCCACCTTGGAGACAGATTGAAGCGATCGGCGTTGATGCGAAGGGTGACGTCTGGGTCACCAGCGAGGGATCCCCCGCGTCCTTCGGCAGAATCTTGATTCCGCCCCCGACCCCCCTAAGGAAATGACGAGCATGTTTGAAATCGAACAAAAGTATAGGATCCGTGACTCGAAACGTGTGCAAGCGATGCTGTTGGAACTTGGCATGATCCCCGCTGATCTCGATCACCATTGCGATACGTACTACAACCACCCGTGCCGTGATTTTGCCGAGTCGAAAGAGGCACTGCGGGTCCGCCGCGTCAACGAAGTACCGTACATCACCTACAAGGGGCCGAAATTGCCAGGCGAGATCAAAGCCCGCCGTGAACTCGAATGGATCCTCAGCCCGGGTGATGATCGCGGCGACAAGACCGAGCAACTGCTCACACTGCTGGGCTTTCACCGTGTCGCCGAAGTGAAGAAGATCCGGCAATCGTTTGATCCGCCCAAAGGGGAACTCGACGGTTTCGTGATCGTGCTTGACGAAGTGGAACAACTTGGCCAATTTGCTGAGATCGAGCGCATGGCCCGCAACGAGTCGGAGGTTGAGAAGGCTCGAGCACAGATTCAGCAGCTCGCCACGCGGCTCGGACTTGATTCCCCAGAACCACGGAGCTACCTAAGAATGTTGCTTGAAAACATTGGATAATTCACACCCCAAGCGGGCGACGCAAACCCATTCGTATTGTCCACAAGACCAGCCGGAACCGGACGAGGAACCAAAGAGATGCAGCAGGCACAAGACAAGATCACCGCGCTGACCGATGCGCTTTGTGGCGTCATTCGAGGCAATCGAGATTGCATTGAGGTCCTGGTGATCTCGCTGTTGTCCAACGGATCCGTGTTGATGCAAGATGTTCCGGGTGTGGGAAAGACGACGTTGGCCAAGGCGGTCGCCAAAGCAATCGACGTTCAGTTTCATCGTGTCCAGTTCACACCCGATTTGCTGCCAGCGATTCCTTCTCGGGTCGTTTGACGATCACGAATCAAGGCCGCTGGACCGCCTACGACGTCGCGCTCGGGTTTTTCCGCCTGCCGAAGAGCTTTGAGTCACTCGAACCCGAAACGATACTGAGGGAATTGTTACCCAATGCGTCGTTGGAGACGACGGTACGCATGAGGGCGTTTCGTCGCGGGATTTACACGTTGCCCCGGCCTCGCGCCTATTCCACCTTTGCGTTTCACTTACTTCGCGACGGTCGCTGGCAATCTGACCAGCAGGCGCTGATGGTGTTGCCCCACTTTCGTCCACTGCTCGACCTTGATTTGCCGGTCGGCGCTCGCTACCAACCCGGCGGAATTGCTCTCACCTCCAACATCGGTGAATCCCCCGAGTACATTGGCAATCGCGAGTACGTCGCCGGTGATTCGTCACGCCGAATTGATTACCGTTCGTGGGCCCGTTTGGGGCGTCCGATTGTTCGTGAGTACCGAGAAGAGCACTACTGCCGTGTGGCGTTGGTCCTCGATACCTTCGTTTCACCCAAGCGAAAAGCGGGCCGTGAAGGTTTTCCCGATCTCGAGGACGACACACCGCCCATTTCGAGAATGTCT
It contains:
- a CDS encoding nucleotide pyrophosphohydrolase, with protein sequence MTELPSNRLLTSDLTIGQAQKYVDQWIQTVGVRYFDEMTNLAQLVEEVGEVARILSRTCGEQSCKPGEKVGDLSDELADVLFVVICLANQSGIDLTAAMQQNLLKKTVRDATRHQQNEKLGGTGTGHSEAT
- a CDS encoding MaoC family dehydratase, translated to MNPITASEPVYLEDMKVGDSWRSPSREITADDVADFALLTGDNDPLHSSDAARSPFGEPVAHGLLGLSVLAGLSSEYPNAATLALVGISDWQFEAPIFFGDRVQVCTTVEQIQSHGRRSGRVTWIRQLLNQHGKVVQRGRFVTLVATRARARHLVQREPSSRKSLPAR
- a CDS encoding TolC family protein; this translates as MNRSLFQLAAYLQLGIAILFATGCAPTQPFFLNESPDLQYYLNHATAIEYPDVDVQSLPETTEALSPLTIGNHDYQFWDLTVEEAVNIALQNAKILPTTGGNAEFRQNIASQFTSGNADQFGSIYDVAVQQSTTQSVPLTVDGSGNRVLPRGVLRANQIGGVEDALAEFDAQASGFFSYGTTDRPRNVGAANTVNPQFFQSTDATQQSALSKRYATGGVATLRQQVIYSMNNAEISPISRSVPSDWTAIVEAQVQHPLMRNRGTLINRIPVVLASLNEDISIADYEAQVRNLVRDVENKYWDLYVSYRNVSTAIIGRNSAVATANFARANLENGTGTIQELSQAVAQYYQFRGILESSIAGSNLPGTVDRFGVYGNERLLREVMGLSPTDGRLIRPIQEPSLARVEYDWNEAVAQALYLSPELRKNKTRLKQLELELMAAKNQILPEVNLSLLYRWVGVGDTLGPPQRRDVQFPNPGSSALAELTGGNYQEGAIRLEITPPAFGARRELTRIRGAQLRLARDKAFLQDQERLWVSQLSDGFAKVSTHYQLVQTNAQRWQATEMEVNARLAELKQGRSPVNVVLQSQQRRAEAMIDYYRALSEYNKSMNYVDYLKGTLLANSNITLREGPWNKKAYWDALERARERNAGKQVKYGVTRPGVVRTGPVRDANTAAGMMNGSVSSMGQTLAPNIEGEIFLNDPNGSLNMDPELYRDPIEIPETLELGEMGSPQEMFDPGPSIRQLPDGPEATDALQPLDAPIGSALSPISYEAEVVDTGYVPKPVARRPVPMP
- the recA gene encoding recombinase RecA, with the translated sequence MAKKATKTKSEKVDPALKAMLALEPGLKTTLQQIEKAFGEGAIMPLGGNQSFKIDGIPTGSLGLDMALGGFGIPRGRIIEIYGPESSGKTTLALHIGAEAQKLGGIAAIIDAEHAFDPSWAKKLGVELDTLLVSQPSSGEEAMQICEMLVKSNAVDVIIIDSVAALVPKKELEGEIGDSHVGLQARLMSQSMRKLTGAIAKSKCAVIFINQIREKIGGISFGSPETTPGGRALKFYSSCRIDVRRIGSLKDGEEQVGQRVKAKIVKNKVAPPFRIAEFDMMHNNGISFEGDLLDLGVTHDIVSRSGSWFKYGETYLGQGKEKARNFLIENTDVADEIQQKIMVAGGYGGPVEEGEAVDASEVEAEVADATNS
- a CDS encoding glutamine--tRNA ligase/YqeY domain fusion protein, whose protein sequence is MSEQDAKRESKNFIQQAIDADLASGRYSGVLTRFPPEPNGYLHIGHAKSICLNFGLAKEYGGSCNLRFDDTNPTKEETEYVDSIMEDIRWLGFEWDSLHYASDYFEQLYQWAEKLIAQGHAYVCDLTAEQTREYRGTLTEPGRNSPFRDRTAEENLDLFRQMRAGEFPDGSRSLRAKIDMASPNMNLRDPVMYRILRATHHRTGDDWCIYPTYDWTHGQSDSLEGITFSICTLEFENHRPLYDWYCQKLGIHHPRQIEFAKLKLTTLLMGKRHMLRMVKEGYVDGWDDPRMPTICGYRRRGYTPESIRRFCAEAGIAKFNSTIDIIRLENAVREHLNAVAPRRMAVLDPIKLTITNWPEGKVEMTEAVNNPEEPAAGKRKVPLSGHLLIEQDDFREEAPRKFFRLKKGGAVRLRAGYIVDCHDVVKDDQGNVVEILCTYDPETRSGQDTSGRKVKGTIHWVSAEHAVRVDVRLYDRLFTVENPGAPEEGKTFVDYLNPDSLKVISGFVEPALAEASVGERVQFERLGYYVVDRDSTEDRRVFNRIVSLRDTWGKMEAKGKAN
- a CDS encoding SGNH/GDSL hydrolase family protein, which encodes MMRKQNVVIAIFCSLTLMGGFAEIHAQQKNPAFAAPVADPSLPNVLLIGDSISIGYTLAVREKLRGIANVYRPATNCGPSTKGVESVDEWLSGHAWDVIHFNFGLHDLKFMGPAGQNLADPAAPTSQVQVPIDQYAENLKQIAVKLKQTGATVIWRETTPVPEGAKGRVVGDAKKYNSAAAKTIAEVGDVQVDPLYDFALKHADQQLAANVHYTQAGSDALAEQVVRAIKAALQGRSRS